TTTCGATGCAATCGAAAGGTATGTCGAGCGTTTTGACACTCAACGACCGGCTGCGGCTCCTACGTAATCGCACTCATCGTTTTTTTACCTGCGGGCTGATATACTCTCTGCCAGACGATACCATTTGGAGAAATGATCATGAAAAAGAAGATGCAAGTGGTTCAGACACTGCTCGACACCCTTCCGTTCATCAAGAAATTCGCCGGCAAAACCATTGTCATCAAATATGGCGGGGCCGCCCAGGTGAAGGAGGAACTCAAGGAGAAATTCGCCCAGGATGTCGTACTGATGCATCTGGTGGGTATCCGTCCTGTCGTCGTGCATGGCGGTGGGCCCAAGATAACGCAGCTTCTGTCGGATCTTGGCATCGAAACAAGTTTTGTCGACGGGCAGCGTGTCACGACGAAAGAGGCGATGCGCATCGCCGAAATGGTCCTCAGCGGGGAGGTGAACAAGGAGATCGTTTCGCTTCTGAACGACCACGGTTCCAAAGCGATCGGCATCAGCGGCAAAGATGCCCATTTTATCCAGGCACGGGCGAAAGACCGCAGCCGATTCGGCTATACGGGGATCATCGAAGAGATCCACGCCGATGTGGTGCAGAATCTGATGAACGAGGACTTCATTCCCGTCATCGCACCGATCGCCGCGAGCAAGGATCCGGGCGAACCGGGTTTCAACATCAATGCCGACCTCGCCGCAAGCAAGATCGCCATAGCGCTCAAGGCGACGAAGGTGATTTTCCTTACCGATACGCCGGGCGTGCTGGATGGCCAAGGCCGGCTGATCGGGACGCTGGGAACCGAAAAGATCGAGCTGCTCAAGCAAGAAGGGATCATCAGCGGAGGCATGGTACCCAAAGTCGACGCCTGCCTCGAAGCGATTCAAGGGGGGGTCCAGAAAGCGCATATCATCGACGGGCGTGTCGAACATTCCATTCTGTTGGAAATTTTTACCAGCGAAGGGATCGGCACGCAGATCGTTCATTGAGCGGGAGGTGGAACATGAATCTCTGCAGCGACGAAGTGAAAGATTACGATGGGTCGGCAGCCGGAGCAGGCTGTGGCTGATTTCCGGTTGGTTGTGGTGACAGCTTCCGATACAGCCGAGGCGGAGCGCATTGCACGCAAAATTGTCAAAAAGAGGCTGGCGGCGTGTGTCAACATCGTGCCGAAAGTCCGATCCATCTATCGGTGGAAAGGAGAGGTACAGGAAGATCGCGAGACACTGATGCTGATCAAAACCGACAGGCGAGTGCTTGCCAAACTCAAAAAACTGATCAGAAAGATGCACAGTTACGACCTCCCAGAAATTCTGGCATTCAAGATCGACGGAGGAGATCGCGACTATCTGGCCTGGCTGGACGATGCGCTGCGAAAGAGATAGACGAAAGCGGGAGTGACGGAGGAGCGGGTTTTCTTTTTTCACCGTCAGTGGCGAGGCGGCTCGGGTTTTCCTGTCTGCAATGAGCGTCTGGAGGCGGAAAAGCCTGTAATTGCCAAAACGCACCGCCGATGCATCGAAACGGCGACGGGAGCCGCTGCCTTGCTCTTCCCACCGGTTGAGAGAGGTCTGCCGTTGCAGAAACAGCCGAAGAGAGAAAACGCCCTGAAACCGAAGAGAGAACCGGATGTGCGTACCCGAAAAATGGTATACTTTCACCAAAAAAGCAGGATGATGCATGACTTTCATCGAGACACGCGGCAATGACGGCAGGAAGCCGTCGGAAGTGACTTTCAGTGAAGCGATACTGAGCCCGAGTGCCAGCTTCGGCGGACTCTACGTACCCAAAAAGCTGCCTGAGCTGGGGTTTGATTTTTTCAAAGCCCATATCGACAGCCACTACAGCGATCTGAGTCGGGCGCTTTTTGAAAAGTTCGACGTGGATGTGGACCCGGAAGATCTCGACAACGCGCTGGCACGCTACAACCGTTTCGATGACCCCTCCGACCCTGTCCCCCTTGTGAAGGTGGAAGAGGATGCCTTTGTCAGCGAACTGTGGCACGGACCGACACGCGCTTTCAAGGACATGGCCCTTCAGCCTTTCGGCTACATTCTCTCCAGACTGGCGCAAAAGCGCGGCGAACACTACCTTATCATGGCGGCGACCAGCGGGGATACGGGACCCGCGACGCTCGAAACGTTCAAAAACACCCCGAACATCAAGGTGGCATGCCTCTATCCAAGCGGGGGAACCAGCGACGTTCAGCGCCTGCAGATGGTGACGGAGGAAGCCAGCAACGAAAAGGTGATCGGCATTCGGGGAAATTTCGATGATGCCCAGACCGCTTTGAAGAATCTTCTGGCCAGCGAGAGTTTCAATGCCAGGCTCAAAGAGAGCCATACCGAACTTTCCGCCGCCAACTCGGTCAATTTCGGACGAATCATTTTTCAGATCATCTACCATGTCTCCAGCTATCTGAGGCTCGTGAAAGAGGGTGAAGTCTCGCTTGGAGAACCTGTCTATCTGATCGTACCCAGCGGGAATTTCGGCAATGTGTTGGGCGGATACTACGCGAAAAAGATGGGACTTCCGGTCGAAAAGCTTCTCATATCATCTAATATCAACAACATCCTGACAGAACTCGTCACGAAAGGGGAGTACGATCTGCGGGGAAAATCGCTCATTCAGACCACTTCACCGGCTATGGACATTCTCAAATCTTCCAATGTGGAGCGGGTCCTTTTCGACAAGTTCGGCGCGGAGCGGACAAAACAGCTGATGGACGATCTGAACGAAAAGGGCGTCTACAGACTTTCGGAAGATGAACTGGCGATGCTTCGGGAGGATTTCGACGCCACCTTCTGCAGTGACGAGGAGGGGAAGGCGATCATCGCGAAATACGCCAAAAAGGGGTACATCATGGACCCGCATACCGCCACCTGCTTCAAAGCCTACGGGGAGTTGAGAAAGAAGAGCCTCAAAACGGTGATTTACTCGACAGCCGAATGGACGAAGTTCAGCCCCACAGTCAGCGAAGCGCTGGGCCACAGGGCAAAGCGGGATCTCGATGCACTGCAGTGGATCAGCGAACATTACGGCGTACCCGTTCCCAAAGTGATCGCCGACCTTTTCGAAAAACCGGTCATCCACGACACGGTGGTCGACAAAGAGCGGATAGAGGAAGAGATCCTCAAATTCATCTGATGAACTCCCGATGCGTGTAGCGATTGTCGGCGGCGGTGCGGCGGGGTTGATGACCGCATTGACGGCAGCGGAAAAAAGTATTCATATAGATTTATATGAATCGGGTCCGAAATTGGGACGCAAGATCCTCGCATCCGGCAACGGCCGCTGCAACATCTCCAACCGCCGCCTCTCTTTGGAAGATTACAGCGGCCGTCATCCCGCTTTTGTCCGCTACGCCCTGAAACGATTCGATTTCGACGCTTTCGAAAGATTCTGCCACTCCATCGCCCTTCCGCTCTCGATCAGACCCGACGGCAGAGCCTATCCCTTAAGTAACGAGGCCCGTTCGGTGCATCGTGCCTTCACGGAGGAGATCCGCCGCCGCGGTGTGAATGTCAGGATTCAAACCCCCGTTGACTCGATAGAGAAGGTTTCCGGCGGTTTCCTGATCCACTCTCCGGCAGGCTCCGAGGGATACGACAGGGTGGTGTTGGCAGCCGGTTCTCCGGCCGCTCCGCAACTTGGGGGAACAGACGGCGGCCTTCATCTGGCACGAAAACTGGGACATACCGTTGTTGCTCCCTATCCGGCGCTTGTGGGCCTGCATCTGGCGGGAAAGATGCATGAGAAGATGAGCGGTGTCAAAAGCGATGCCGCTTTGAGACTTTTTGAAGATGGCCGCCCGGGCGGGAAGGTCAACGGCGACCTGCTCTTTACACGGTACGGCATCTCCGGCTTCGCGGTTCTTGATATCTCCATCGATGCGTCACGGGCTCTTCGGGAAGGCAGACGGGTCGATGTGGAGATCGACCTGCTGCCCGATTATCACCGGCAGCAGCTCGTATCGGAGATGACCCATGCCCTGAAGTGGATTCCTGATGCCTCAATCCATCGGCTGATACACGGGTTTTTGCCCCTGAAGGTAGCCGATCAGCTTCTGATATCGCTCGATTTGCCCGGGGAGACCCCCTGCCGAAAGATCAATGCCAGACAGATACGACAGATCGCCTTCCGGATCAAAGCCTGGCGGTTCGAGGTGACCGATACCCATGGGTACAAACACGCAGAGAGTGCCGGTGGCGGGGTGGCCACCGACGAGGTGGATCCCAAAACGATGGCGTCGCAAAAAGTAGACGGCCTCTTTCTGGTAGGAGAGGTGCTGGACATCGTGGGAAAACGGGGCGGCTACAACCTCCATTTCGCCTGGGCCAGTGGATATCTTGCCGGAAAATCTCTCTGAAACCTTTCTGAGGGAGGAGTCACCGGCTCTTTTCAGTCTTCCATAAGTCACAATCTGGGATAATCTTTAGAATTCTTTAAAATTTCATCGAAGGTGACGGACTATGGAAATCCTCAAGCTCGGCGAAACCGCGAAAAAGATGCACGTCGGCCCGGAGCGTGCGAGAGAGATACTCGAAAAGCGTGTCGTTCCCGGCATCAAAAAGAGTTCATCCACCCGCGAGACGTACTATGTGCCGCGGATAATGTTCGACTATGCGAAAACGATGCTGGGACTGGAAAAGGACAAAGAGTTCAAAAAACTCGAAACGGACGACGGGATATCCGGCCGTTTTGCAAACAGAAACGGTCCCCGGGTGATCTCCTTCTCCAATCTCAAGGGCGGCGTCGGCAAAACCTCCATTGCGGCCAATTTCGCCTACAACCTGGCGCTGCTGAACAAACGGGTGCTGCTTGTGGATATGGATTCACAGGCCAACAGCTCCCGCTATTTCGCCAACCGCTACTTCGTAGGCGAAAGCATCAAGAACCTATTCGATCGGATGAGCCGGCGGGAGCATGTGGGGTACGAGGAGATCAAAGAGAAGATTGTGCCGATCGCGTTCGACAACGCGACGATCGATCTTCTGCCGAGCGAACTCTCCCTGGGGCGTATCGTCGAACTGAGCCGGTCGGTCTTTACACTTCCGCATAAAAAACTGAGCGACATCCTCAAGCTCGTGAAGGAGGATTACGATTTTATCGTCATCGATACGCCTCCGTCAACGGGGCTTTCACTGCATATGTCTCTTTATGCCAGCGATCTTGTGAGTATCGTCACCGACGCGGAGGATTTCAGCGTCA
This genomic interval from Hydrogenimonas urashimensis contains the following:
- the argB gene encoding acetylglutamate kinase, whose translation is MKKKMQVVQTLLDTLPFIKKFAGKTIVIKYGGAAQVKEELKEKFAQDVVLMHLVGIRPVVVHGGGPKITQLLSDLGIETSFVDGQRVTTKEAMRIAEMVLSGEVNKEIVSLLNDHGSKAIGISGKDAHFIQARAKDRSRFGYTGIIEEIHADVVQNLMNEDFIPVIAPIAASKDPGEPGFNINADLAASKIAIALKATKVIFLTDTPGVLDGQGRLIGTLGTEKIELLKQEGIISGGMVPKVDACLEAIQGGVQKAHIIDGRVEHSILLEIFTSEGIGTQIVH
- a CDS encoding ParA family protein — its product is MEILKLGETAKKMHVGPERAREILEKRVVPGIKKSSSTRETYYVPRIMFDYAKTMLGLEKDKEFKKLETDDGISGRFANRNGPRVISFSNLKGGVGKTSIAANFAYNLALLNKRVLLVDMDSQANSSRYFANRYFVGESIKNLFDRMSRREHVGYEEIKEKIVPIAFDNATIDLLPSELSLGRIVELSRSVFTLPHKKLSDILKLVKEDYDFIVIDTPPSTGLSLHMSLYASDLVSIVTDAEDFSVNGLNELYLEIKELAEETDHDVKVDSVFINKVKKSNIHSVYIEAIAEMAVNEGIENLYTIKESTRFKESQNLHIPLIEYKKELEKKLMIAESMLEYAIEKAVEA
- a CDS encoding NAD(P)/FAD-dependent oxidoreductase → MRVAIVGGGAAGLMTALTAAEKSIHIDLYESGPKLGRKILASGNGRCNISNRRLSLEDYSGRHPAFVRYALKRFDFDAFERFCHSIALPLSIRPDGRAYPLSNEARSVHRAFTEEIRRRGVNVRIQTPVDSIEKVSGGFLIHSPAGSEGYDRVVLAAGSPAAPQLGGTDGGLHLARKLGHTVVAPYPALVGLHLAGKMHEKMSGVKSDAALRLFEDGRPGGKVNGDLLFTRYGISGFAVLDISIDASRALREGRRVDVEIDLLPDYHRQQLVSEMTHALKWIPDASIHRLIHGFLPLKVADQLLISLDLPGETPCRKINARQIRQIAFRIKAWRFEVTDTHGYKHAESAGGGVATDEVDPKTMASQKVDGLFLVGEVLDIVGKRGGYNLHFAWASGYLAGKSL
- the thrC gene encoding threonine synthase encodes the protein MTFIETRGNDGRKPSEVTFSEAILSPSASFGGLYVPKKLPELGFDFFKAHIDSHYSDLSRALFEKFDVDVDPEDLDNALARYNRFDDPSDPVPLVKVEEDAFVSELWHGPTRAFKDMALQPFGYILSRLAQKRGEHYLIMAATSGDTGPATLETFKNTPNIKVACLYPSGGTSDVQRLQMVTEEASNEKVIGIRGNFDDAQTALKNLLASESFNARLKESHTELSAANSVNFGRIIFQIIYHVSSYLRLVKEGEVSLGEPVYLIVPSGNFGNVLGGYYAKKMGLPVEKLLISSNINNILTELVTKGEYDLRGKSLIQTTSPAMDILKSSNVERVLFDKFGAERTKQLMDDLNEKGVYRLSEDELAMLREDFDATFCSDEEGKAIIAKYAKKGYIMDPHTATCFKAYGELRKKSLKTVIYSTAEWTKFSPTVSEALGHRAKRDLDALQWISEHYGVPVPKVIADLFEKPVIHDTVVDKERIEEEILKFI
- the cutA gene encoding divalent-cation tolerance protein CutA: MGRQPEQAVADFRLVVVTASDTAEAERIARKIVKKRLAACVNIVPKVRSIYRWKGEVQEDRETLMLIKTDRRVLAKLKKLIRKMHSYDLPEILAFKIDGGDRDYLAWLDDALRKR